In Actinomycetota bacterium, the following proteins share a genomic window:
- a CDS encoding histidine kinase dimerization/phospho-acceptor domain-containing protein translates to MTTDAAAPLDPAVRDALAALVRELAHELRNPLASMQGCAQTLADRGDDLPASTRTGLAHVVVRHAHRLDWLMGALLALARLPDGLEREVDLAAIAEAAGELAGVPVHVHRSQTVAGVEGRIRLAVEAVVLALASDGCAAWVDGEEVTVRAPGSDAYGGGRAWKLALAETIVRHDGGSLHVEGSPGNVEVVLRFAPDGDPRCG, encoded by the coding sequence GTGACGACGGATGCGGCGGCCCCCCTCGATCCCGCGGTGCGAGATGCTCTCGCGGCGTTGGTGCGCGAGCTCGCGCACGAGCTCCGGAACCCGCTCGCTTCCATGCAGGGATGCGCTCAGACCCTCGCCGACCGCGGGGACGATCTGCCCGCTTCGACGAGGACCGGGCTCGCCCACGTGGTCGTCAGGCATGCCCACCGCCTGGACTGGCTGATGGGCGCCCTGCTGGCGCTCGCCCGGCTCCCGGACGGCCTAGAGCGCGAGGTCGATCTCGCGGCGATAGCCGAGGCGGCCGGCGAGCTGGCCGGTGTTCCCGTGCACGTCCACCGCTCGCAGACGGTCGCGGGTGTCGAGGGACGGATCAGGCTGGCCGTCGAGGCGGTCGTGCTCGCGCTCGCCTCGGACGGGTGCGCGGCGTGGGTGGACGGAGAGGAGGTCACCGTCCGTGCACCCGGATCCGACGCGTACGGAGGCGGGCGCGCGTGGAAGCTCGCCCTCGCCGAGACGATCGTTCGGCACGACGGAGGATCGCTGCACGTGGAGGGTTCGCCCGGGAACGTGGAGGTGGTTCTGCGGTTCGCGCCCGACGGGGACCCCCGATGCGGGTGA
- a CDS encoding HU family DNA-binding protein — MNKSDLISRVSMDANLSRRDATSAVESLLNAIQGAVARGDRVSIPGFGTFERRNRAARTARNPQTGETIKVKASKVPAFKAGQGFKDTVSGTKKSAGGKAAPKKAAKPKAKAKAKR; from the coding sequence TTGAACAAGAGCGATCTCATCTCCCGCGTCTCGATGGACGCGAACCTGAGCCGACGCGACGCGACCTCCGCGGTCGAGTCGCTGCTCAACGCGATCCAGGGCGCGGTCGCCCGCGGGGACAGGGTCTCCATCCCCGGCTTCGGCACGTTCGAGCGCCGCAACCGCGCGGCCCGGACGGCGCGCAACCCTCAGACGGGCGAGACGATCAAGGTGAAGGCCTCGAAGGTCCCGGCGTTCAAGGCGGGTCAGGGCTTCAAGGACACGGTCAGCGGCACCAAGAAGAGCGCCGGCGGCAAGGCGGCCCCGAAGAAGGCGGCGAAGCCGAAGGCCAAGGCGAAGGCGAAGCGCTAG
- a CDS encoding D-alanine--D-alanine ligase family protein, whose protein sequence is MRVLVLFGGRSGEHEVSVVSARAVLDAVRSLGHEGVPVGITRDGAWVRCDPAEIDRVPPGGEPFDLVPDPTRDHGVDVAWPVMHGPYGEDGCVQGLFELADVPYVGAGVQGSAAGMDKVTQKVMFRAAGLPVVDHVAFRDTQWRRDRDGVRGQIAALGLPVFVKPSRLGSSVGISKVAQPGELDDAVARALTHDALVIVEAAGGPRELEIGLIESGSELMASVVGEVVPDGEFYDYRAKYRGTWTQISIPADIPSPVADRIADLAARAFRTIDCAGMARVDFFWDPASERLLLNEINTLPGITPSSMFPMLWEATGRPFTEVVALLLDHALERHLRKQELEAARAAAHDDEVGV, encoded by the coding sequence ATGCGGGTCCTGGTCCTGTTCGGAGGCCGGTCCGGCGAGCACGAGGTGTCCGTGGTGTCCGCCCGCGCCGTCCTGGACGCGGTCCGGTCGCTCGGTCACGAGGGCGTACCGGTCGGGATCACCCGCGACGGGGCCTGGGTCCGGTGCGACCCAGCCGAGATCGATCGCGTGCCGCCGGGAGGGGAGCCTTTCGATCTCGTGCCGGACCCGACCCGGGACCACGGGGTCGACGTGGCCTGGCCGGTGATGCACGGTCCGTACGGGGAGGACGGGTGCGTGCAGGGTCTGTTCGAGCTGGCCGACGTCCCCTACGTGGGGGCGGGCGTCCAGGGCTCGGCCGCCGGTATGGACAAGGTGACCCAGAAGGTGATGTTCCGCGCCGCCGGGCTCCCCGTCGTCGACCACGTGGCGTTCCGCGACACGCAGTGGCGCAGGGACCGGGATGGCGTACGCGGGCAGATCGCCGCGCTCGGGCTCCCGGTCTTCGTGAAACCCTCGCGCTTGGGGTCGAGCGTCGGGATATCGAAGGTGGCACAACCCGGCGAGCTCGACGACGCCGTCGCACGCGCGCTCACCCACGACGCGCTCGTGATCGTCGAGGCGGCGGGTGGACCCCGCGAGCTAGAGATCGGACTGATCGAGTCGGGGAGCGAGCTGATGGCGTCGGTGGTGGGCGAGGTCGTGCCGGACGGGGAGTTCTACGACTACCGAGCCAAGTACCGCGGCACTTGGACGCAGATCAGCATCCCGGCCGATATCCCCTCTCCTGTGGCGGACCGCATCGCCGACCTCGCAGCGCGCGCCTTCCGGACGATCGACTGCGCCGGGATGGCGCGGGTCGACTTCTTCTGGGACCCCGCCTCCGAGCGGCTCCTGCTGAACGAGATCAACACGCTCCCGGGGATAACCCCGTCGAGCATGTTCCCGATGCTGTGGGAGGCGACCGGGCGGCCCTTCACCGAGGTCGTCGCCCTCCTGCTCGACCACGCCCTCGAGCGGCACCTGCGCAAGCAGGAGCTGGAGGCCGCCCGAGCGGCCGCGCACGACGACGAGGTCGGCGTCTGA
- a CDS encoding response regulator transcription factor, with the protein MRVMIVDDHEIVREGMRLMVGQVPWAVIVGEAATGAEAVAAAPELDPDVILMDVEMPGMSGIDAIRRLRDEMPEVRALVLTVHDGEEVIYDAVDAGAAGYLPKSSSADQIREALEALHAGGSYLPPDAAAKAMRTIVRRARSIVDASRGAASATPREREIIDLLCRGWSARRIAGRLGISERTVHTHIRRIYRRLKVKNRAEAVRESIRLGLVAP; encoded by the coding sequence ATGCGGGTGATGATCGTCGACGACCACGAGATCGTCCGCGAGGGGATGCGGCTCATGGTCGGGCAGGTGCCGTGGGCGGTGATCGTGGGCGAGGCCGCGACGGGGGCGGAGGCGGTGGCCGCGGCGCCGGAGCTTGATCCGGACGTGATCCTCATGGACGTCGAGATGCCCGGGATGAGCGGGATAGACGCGATCCGTAGGCTCCGCGACGAGATGCCCGAGGTGCGGGCGCTCGTGCTCACCGTGCACGACGGCGAGGAGGTCATCTACGACGCGGTCGACGCGGGGGCCGCCGGGTACCTCCCCAAGTCATCGAGCGCGGATCAGATCCGTGAGGCCCTCGAGGCGCTGCACGCGGGCGGGTCGTACCTCCCGCCCGACGCGGCCGCCAAGGCCATGCGCACGATCGTGCGTCGCGCCCGATCGATCGTCGACGCGTCCCGCGGCGCGGCGTCGGCCACGCCCCGTGAACGCGAGATCATCGACCTGCTCTGCCGCGGGTGGTCCGCCCGGCGGATCGCCGGACGGCTCGGGATAAGCGAGAGGACGGTGCACACCCACATCCGCCGCATCTACCGACGCCTGAAGGTGAAGAACCGCGCCGAGGCGGTGCGCGAGTCCATCCGGCTCGGACTCGTCGCTCCCTAG
- a CDS encoding HD domain-containing phosphohydrolase, which yields MRVVVVSHDLEAAEWLGSVLRSAGLSVVILPTPDPRSPELEISELLVADRDAAAALGSAGPAKRILLVPRGQTVDLATAMGGGFGDLIVVPSPEDDVLAKVARVLDHFLKPAPASGPSESQIAELTDVVERVVEALRSAGDGQRSDALRLAEGMLSVFSLLIDSHETGARRTPGHSRRTGAIVREAAKKLSLPDVEVGWLELAGRLQDLGLVVLDLPLGTSAPLELEIRRAMMRHPRISSDILAPLGPWGLPVAAIAGHHERPDGSGYPAGLKGDEVSLETQILGASDVYEALVSDRPWRRAEEPSAAIEALGRMGFAPDVVDAVRASGNAIGPGGRLVLPPETA from the coding sequence GTGCGGGTCGTCGTTGTCTCCCACGATCTCGAAGCGGCGGAGTGGCTGGGGTCGGTGCTCAGGTCGGCCGGACTCTCCGTCGTCATCCTCCCTACCCCCGACCCGCGGTCACCCGAGCTCGAGATCTCGGAGCTCCTGGTCGCGGACCGCGATGCCGCGGCCGCGCTCGGTTCCGCCGGTCCGGCCAAGCGGATCCTGCTCGTCCCTCGGGGCCAGACGGTCGACCTGGCCACGGCGATGGGCGGAGGGTTCGGCGACCTGATCGTGGTCCCCAGCCCAGAGGACGACGTGCTGGCGAAGGTAGCGCGCGTGCTCGACCACTTCCTCAAGCCGGCTCCGGCGTCCGGACCGTCCGAGTCGCAGATCGCCGAGCTCACGGATGTCGTGGAGCGGGTGGTGGAGGCGCTTCGATCGGCGGGGGACGGGCAGCGGTCCGACGCGCTCCGCCTCGCCGAGGGGATGCTGTCCGTGTTCAGCCTCCTGATCGACTCCCACGAGACGGGCGCACGCCGCACGCCCGGTCACTCGCGACGGACCGGCGCGATCGTTCGGGAGGCGGCGAAGAAGCTGAGCCTGCCCGACGTAGAGGTCGGGTGGCTCGAGCTGGCCGGGCGGCTCCAGGACCTCGGCCTGGTCGTCCTCGACCTGCCGCTGGGTACCTCGGCTCCGCTTGAGCTAGAGATCCGCCGCGCGATGATGCGCCACCCGCGGATCTCGTCGGACATCCTGGCTCCCCTGGGCCCCTGGGGTCTGCCGGTGGCGGCGATCGCCGGGCACCACGAGCGACCCGATGGTTCGGGCTACCCCGCCGGGCTCAAGGGGGACGAGGTCTCCCTGGAGACCCAGATCCTCGGGGCGAGCGACGTTTACGAGGCTCTCGTCTCGGACAGGCCCTGGCGGCGGGCCGAAGAACCGTCCGCCGCGATCGAGGCACTCGGGAGGATGGGGTTCGCGCCGGATGTCGTCGACGCGGTGAGGGCGTCGGGCAACGCGATCGGACCGGGCGGGAGGCTCGTCCTGCCCCCGGAGACCGCTTGA
- a CDS encoding Lrp/AsnC ligand binding domain-containing protein: MEAYILIQTEVGKAASVAEAASRLAGVTSAEDVTGPYDVIVRAQAETVDDLGKLVVSEIQKVEGITRTLTCPIVHL, encoded by the coding sequence GTGGAAGCCTACATCCTGATCCAGACCGAGGTGGGCAAGGCGGCCTCGGTGGCCGAGGCGGCGTCCAGGCTCGCCGGGGTGACGTCGGCCGAGGATGTCACCGGGCCGTACGACGTGATCGTGCGCGCTCAGGCGGAGACCGTCGACGACCTCGGCAAGCTCGTCGTCTCGGAGATCCAGAAGGTCGAGGGCATCACCCGCACCCTGACCTGTCCGATCGTCCACCTGTAG